The proteins below come from a single Chryseobacterium nepalense genomic window:
- a CDS encoding sigma 54-interacting transcriptional regulator — protein MTVKPNITTLGSLKESGYTIKSIKDELRDNLIIKIRNKENVFEGIFGYETTVIPQLEHAILSRHNINLLGLRGQAKTRLARMMTTLLDEWIPYVSGSEINDDPFNPISRYAKELIEKDGDHTPIEWLHRDERFFEKLATPDVTVADLIGDVDPIKAANLKLSYADDRVIHFGMIPRANRSIFVINELPDLQARIQVSLFNILQEGDVQIRGFKVRMPLDIQFVFTANPEDYTNRGSIVTPLKDRIGSQILTHYPENIHVAKEITKYESSLDSRQNSGIYVPELAKDLLEQIGFEARDSEFVDYKSGVSARMSITAFENLLSTAERRSLLTGDEKTSVRLSDFMGVIPAITGKVELVYEGEQEGAEAVAQMLIDNAIKTLFTMYFPKVEKLEKKDIAGPFQQITEWFLEDDGFIEITDESSDEIYAKTLSRISALDKIIEKYQPDTRKEDLLFMKEFILWGLSANKKLNKERFRSGVFFS, from the coding sequence ATGACTGTAAAGCCAAATATAACCACATTAGGTTCATTAAAAGAATCAGGATATACAATTAAAAGCATAAAAGACGAATTAAGGGATAATCTAATCATTAAGATTCGAAATAAAGAGAATGTATTTGAAGGAATTTTCGGTTACGAAACCACTGTCATTCCACAATTGGAACACGCTATTCTCAGTCGTCACAATATCAACTTATTAGGTTTGCGCGGGCAAGCAAAAACGAGGCTGGCAAGAATGATGACAACGTTGCTTGATGAATGGATTCCCTATGTAAGCGGAAGTGAAATTAATGACGATCCTTTCAACCCAATTTCAAGATACGCCAAAGAACTTATTGAAAAAGATGGCGATCATACGCCTATCGAATGGCTTCACCGGGACGAAAGATTTTTTGAAAAACTGGCAACACCAGATGTAACGGTTGCTGATCTCATTGGTGACGTAGATCCCATCAAGGCAGCCAATCTCAAACTCTCTTATGCAGACGACAGGGTTATACACTTTGGAATGATTCCCCGGGCCAACAGAAGTATTTTTGTAATTAACGAATTACCAGATCTTCAGGCAAGAATTCAGGTTTCCTTATTTAATATTTTGCAGGAAGGGGATGTTCAGATCCGTGGATTTAAAGTAAGGATGCCACTGGATATACAATTTGTTTTCACAGCCAATCCGGAAGATTATACCAACAGAGGAAGCATTGTTACGCCTTTAAAAGACAGAATAGGATCACAAATCCTTACCCACTATCCAGAAAATATACATGTTGCGAAAGAAATTACAAAATATGAATCCAGCTTAGACAGCCGACAGAATAGCGGAATATATGTTCCGGAACTGGCAAAAGATCTTTTGGAGCAGATTGGATTTGAAGCCCGCGACAGTGAGTTTGTCGATTACAAAAGTGGCGTAAGTGCGCGTATGAGTATTACAGCGTTTGAAAATCTATTGAGTACGGCAGAAAGAAGGTCTCTTCTAACGGGAGATGAAAAAACTTCTGTAAGACTAAGTGATTTCATGGGGGTTATTCCAGCTATTACCGGAAAGGTGGAACTTGTTTACGAAGGCGAGCAGGAAGGTGCGGAAGCAGTAGCACAGATGCTTATTGACAATGCCATTAAAACCTTGTTCACTATGTATTTTCCAAAAGTTGAGAAACTGGAAAAGAAAGATATAGCGGGACCTTTTCAGCAGATCACAGAATGGTTCCTGGAGGATGACGGTTTTATAGAAATTACTGATGAATCATCGGATGAAATTTATGCCAAAACACTTAGCCGCATCAGTGCACTCGACAAGATTATTGAAAAATATCAGCCGGATACCCGTAAAGAAGATCTTCTATTCATGAAAGAATTTATTCTTTGGGGATTGTCTGCGAACAAAAAACTGAATAAAGAAAGATTCCGAAGCGGAGTGTTCTTTTCCTGA
- a CDS encoding VanZ family protein yields MLLKPGEENHEYWFMFQGIDKLLHFSIFAALGFFFMAAFPKIKFYYFIQIILIYAFLTEILQEEMGLGRSMETLDVIADTIGCLIGYFTYKLVVKRFF; encoded by the coding sequence ATGCTCCTCAAGCCCGGCGAAGAAAATCACGAATACTGGTTTATGTTCCAAGGTATCGACAAACTTTTGCATTTTAGCATCTTCGCAGCATTGGGTTTCTTTTTCATGGCTGCATTTCCGAAGATCAAATTTTATTATTTCATTCAGATTATCCTTATTTACGCTTTTCTCACAGAAATCCTTCAGGAAGAAATGGGACTTGGCAGATCTATGGAAACCTTAGACGTTATTGCAGATACCATTGGCTGTCTCATCGGCTACTTTACATATAAGCTTGTTGTCAAAAGATTTTTCTAA
- the gcvH gene encoding glycine cleavage system protein GcvH, which produces MNTPSELKYTKDHEWIKIEGNVATIGITDFAQGELGDIVYVDVDTVDDDLNGGDVFGSVEAVKTVSDLFLPISGKVIEFNSELEDQPELLNSDPYGNGWIIKLEVAEGAYHSELLSAEDYQAIIG; this is translated from the coding sequence ATGAACACACCATCAGAATTAAAGTACACTAAAGATCACGAATGGATTAAGATCGAAGGTAATGTTGCTACAATCGGTATTACAGACTTCGCGCAGGGAGAGCTTGGCGATATCGTTTATGTAGATGTAGATACGGTAGATGATGATCTTAACGGAGGAGACGTTTTCGGAAGTGTGGAAGCTGTAAAAACAGTTTCAGACTTATTCTTGCCGATTTCAGGAAAAGTGATTGAGTTCAATTCAGAACTTGAGGACCAACCTGAACTATTGAACTCAGACCCTTATGGAAACGGATGGATCATAAAATTAGAAGTAGCTGAAGGTGCATATCACTCAGAATTACTTTCTGCTGAAGATTATCAGGCAATCATTGGATAA
- a CDS encoding vWA domain-containing protein: protein MKEHIVRGFRFGNYQPPEMSVFDRLLEIFTDLLTHTSGDFDEAIDWLRMLDEEYELTTPDYTIDDFIEDLKKKGYIREQVDPNGNGSGIRLSAKMEQNIRKQALNQIFGNLQKSGNGNHKTSKSGTGEDATGEFRNYNFGDSVEQISITESIRNAQINNGIGEFQITENDLIVEDSIHQSQMSTVLMIDISHSMILYGEDRITPAKKVAMALAELITTRYPKDTLDIIVFGDDAWPVKIQELPYLQVGPYHTNTVAGLQLAMDILRRKRNTNKQIFMITDGKPSCVREPDGTYYMNSYGLDEYVVQKCYNMAAQARRLHIPITTFMIAQDSYLQQFVREFTEANQGKAFYTGLNGLGQMIFEDYEANRKKRIR from the coding sequence ATGAAAGAGCATATTGTAAGAGGTTTTAGATTTGGCAATTACCAGCCGCCGGAAATGTCGGTATTTGATAGATTGCTTGAGATTTTCACGGATCTGCTAACCCATACTTCGGGAGATTTTGATGAAGCCATCGACTGGCTGCGTATGCTGGACGAAGAGTATGAGTTAACAACTCCGGATTACACGATAGATGATTTTATAGAAGATTTGAAGAAAAAAGGATATATCCGCGAACAAGTGGATCCTAATGGAAATGGAAGCGGAATTCGTCTAAGTGCAAAAATGGAACAGAACATTCGCAAACAGGCACTCAATCAGATTTTTGGAAATCTACAAAAAAGTGGTAACGGAAATCATAAAACCAGTAAAAGTGGAACGGGAGAAGATGCTACAGGGGAGTTTCGAAACTATAATTTTGGGGATTCTGTAGAACAGATTTCTATTACTGAAAGTATCAGGAATGCCCAGATCAATAATGGAATTGGGGAGTTTCAAATTACAGAAAATGACCTGATTGTTGAAGATAGTATTCACCAATCTCAAATGAGTACGGTTCTGATGATTGATATAAGCCACAGTATGATTTTATATGGTGAAGATCGTATCACTCCTGCAAAAAAAGTTGCGATGGCGCTTGCCGAATTAATTACTACAAGATATCCGAAGGATACATTGGATATTATTGTTTTCGGAGACGACGCGTGGCCGGTTAAAATTCAGGAACTGCCTTATCTGCAGGTCGGTCCCTATCATACCAATACCGTAGCAGGACTTCAGCTCGCTATGGACATTCTAAGACGTAAACGAAATACCAATAAACAGATTTTTATGATTACCGACGGCAAACCCAGCTGTGTGCGGGAGCCAGATGGTACTTATTATATGAATTCTTACGGCCTGGATGAATATGTTGTTCAGAAATGTTATAATATGGCTGCTCAGGCGCGCCGGCTTCATATTCCCATTACTACTTTTATGATCGCGCAAGACTCTTATCTACAGCAATTTGTGCGGGAATTCACTGAGGCCAACCAAGGCAAAGCCTTTTATACCGGACTTAACGGTCTTGGACAAATGATCTTTGAAGATTATGAAGCAAACCGTAAAAAAAGAATACGTTAA
- the ruvA gene encoding Holliday junction branch migration protein RuvA, whose translation MIFSLQGMVQELTPTYAVINVQGVGYYVGISLMTSQTLTTNKETFLYIQQIIREDAHLLFGFKTRSEKEMFNLLISVNGVGAVSALILLSTLSLDEIASAILSRNSALIQKAKGIGAKTAERIIVDLKDKVQKFSNPEENISTLANNKVKEESLSALEVLGIPKRMSEKLADKIIKQNPEISTEELVKQILKNI comes from the coding sequence ATGATATTTTCACTACAAGGCATGGTTCAGGAACTTACGCCTACCTACGCAGTGATCAACGTCCAGGGCGTTGGTTACTATGTAGGGATAAGTTTAATGACCTCACAAACCCTTACCACAAATAAGGAAACCTTTCTTTATATCCAGCAGATTATCAGGGAAGACGCTCATTTGCTGTTCGGCTTCAAAACCAGATCAGAAAAAGAGATGTTTAACCTGTTAATAAGTGTTAACGGAGTGGGCGCCGTATCTGCCCTTATTTTACTGTCTACTTTAAGCCTTGATGAGATTGCTTCAGCCATCCTGTCAAGAAACAGCGCACTGATCCAGAAAGCGAAAGGAATTGGTGCTAAAACAGCCGAAAGAATTATTGTAGATCTTAAAGATAAAGTCCAGAAATTCAGCAATCCGGAGGAAAATATTTCTACTCTTGCAAATAATAAAGTGAAGGAAGAATCGTTATCTGCATTAGAAGTTTTGGGCATTCCTAAAAGGATGAGCGAAAAGCTTGCAGACAAAATTATCAAACAGAATCCGGAGATTTCAACCGAAGAACTGGTAAAACAAATTTTAAAAAACATTTAA
- the sprA gene encoding cell surface protein SprA, whose amino-acid sequence MCVSVMTFAQQRPAVGDTAIIKKDYQLADPTQYEAYYDIKTGMYYVYPKIGNTITGPPTAMSPEDYKEFMMAEQTRAYYKEKSDRYSLMFRKDKSDAARKGLIPSLTINNRLFETLFGSNKIEIIPSGYVSFDFAGLYQKIDNPLILPQNRTSFTFDIDQRIQLGLLGKVGENLQLKANYDTQSGFAFENRMNLVWQAKGSWKDLQQKGLQDVDKPSSGGEDKIIKRVEFGNVNMPLSTSLIRGSQSLFGVKTEFQLGKTYGTVVLSQQQGEARNITVQGGGVMNTFKLNAIDYEDNQHYFIGHYFLDNYDNSLLNYPQINSKISITRMEVWVLDQGNSNLQYQKSIVGIRDLGDAPGVLPNNDQPGFNLYSTVNALPGLRDASTAYNAIKGTNLPVATGGTEPYVDGEHFIFNKKARRLNTNEYILQPQLGYISLNQKLNDNQLLAVSFSYTVNGSNQVYKVGEFSEESTVLMAKLLKPNTTVKTSSPMWDLMMKNIYSLDAGQVNQDGFILNVLYRDPQSGGKLNYLPVANNPQVNNVPLIKLLNWDRLNANGDLQTNGNTTGDGIFDFVNGITIRPETGRVIFTKVQPFGSYIQNVIGSNDPQYVFADLYDQQKQVATSSNLALRYTIEGRYKGTQGQGISLGAVNVPQGSVKVSANGVQLTEGIDYTVDYMLGTVTIINEQVKQSGQAINISLENQLTFNTQRKRFLGLNLERRFNENFILGGTVVNYSESPLTQKVNYGQEAVNNTMAGINLMYNSQLPFLTRLTDKIPFVNTEAPSNLNFKMETAYLLPGLNKGINDQSYIDDFEQTTSKITLKEPTAWSLASKPEKNQSDPLFAGAGKNNDITEGYGRGLLSWYNIDPRFWGVGGRAPNGITPQSVSNHASRRVQFSEIFNNRDFVAGEQTYTNTFDISYYPAEKGPYNSNPAAESTAQRWAGIMRPISVSNFVSSNIEYVEFWMMDPYADGNPIGTNPKLLLQLGNVSEDILKDGQMQYENGLPTPAAPSTTTSSNWGIQPKQPPILYAFSSEGADRTAQDLGYDGLSSDQEAAIFGNTFVNPVTNISDPAVDDFVFYMSNSFTGNQASSLVQRYKYFRGPEGNSQSNSLEVATQTPDSEDINKDYNLDQSESYNQYEVRLDQGSLALGQNNIVDVKTVQAQFQNGQTSQVKWYLFRIPVSQYVATAGDADPSILNNVRFARLLLTGFDQTSTLRFGTMDLVRSDWRKYPKNIAQYGSTLPDPATNEGSQITDTSNLDVGSVNIEENALNQPPYVLPPGIDRQILSGNAGAQRQNEASLYMNIKNLPNAQARGVFKNTSLDMRRYKKLKLFVHTHDPLNRDANIGQIDPKTKFFIRFGSDATDNYYEYEASLKITSNSSTTPMEIWPMENDVDLNIQDFVDAKLRRDKNSPNNISERIKDNVFDEGINNKRIYIKGRPSLGNITTIMIGVRNGVDRADPGFNLERVLWVNEIRLSEIENDGGYAGNASLNFNLGDFATVNTSASYTSVGFGNIDSKPAERTQSTQSAFSINTAVNVDKFLPEKTGVKIPLNYSYSQTIEDPKYNPLDTDVEFKKAANREELKKVARTYTQQRSIGVVNMHKERMNQNRKPKFYDVENLSVTAVYNDDFYRDIYTKRNYRQYLRGYIDYNYTFKPWVIRPFNKMISDTAKSTKYLKWVKEFNLNPIPTRFSFRTEVDRNYNELEFRNIDAILSGNYADDFGAIRNRNFYFGWQYGLGFNFTKSLKLEINSATRTLNDNVDVNTMDNNSIFGNVFRAGRPVLYNHRVQLTYKLPFQYLPYLDFIDAEMQYGFTYNWNARSTVLLSSPDGSLGSIGQNTNVIQATASADFTKFFGQFGYFKNISAKLQKRKQEIDSLNNAYTQAWEKNRYAYKKYKFKNRLTPLQSMAYLLTSIKQLDVNYSENNGTVLPGLLSAPNWYGYGQTLGGPTIGFLFGSQADIRRTVMENGWVSDSEFMTDPYVRMSTRELRANLQVMPMNDLRIDISALHNYNRNFTHTGFNYRDPNTGIANPNYTFANDMVTYSNSVILLKTAFKDGTAIYQAIRENARTLSQQMPGALEPNGFKDGYGISNAYILIPAFRAAVEGKNPKMMTNPKKAGLPIPNWKITYSGLRNIPIINGQFSKFDVLHAYQATYTATGVQSSIDYFNTLNNLGATQRDINDDYINPFTFAQVGYVENFSPLIGVDMTMRNNIQFGLQYNRLRTLLLGLVNHTLTEDSNSEYVVRVGYIIRNFRLGMANTGGRGKAKGSDLNIRGDFSLRDSRTSITNILLDDSQITGGQRLMNIKISADYNVSENLNLRVFYEQMTSKYKISTAFPLSTIRAGISATFTFGDSGGF is encoded by the coding sequence ATGTGTGTTTCAGTAATGACATTTGCACAGCAAAGACCGGCGGTAGGGGATACAGCTATAATAAAAAAAGACTATCAGCTCGCGGATCCTACGCAGTATGAAGCTTATTACGATATAAAAACCGGAATGTATTACGTATATCCGAAAATCGGAAATACCATTACAGGTCCTCCTACGGCAATGTCTCCTGAAGATTATAAAGAATTTATGATGGCGGAGCAGACAAGGGCTTACTATAAAGAAAAATCAGACCGCTACAGCCTGATGTTCCGAAAGGATAAAAGTGATGCTGCCAGAAAAGGATTGATTCCTTCTTTAACGATCAATAACCGTCTTTTTGAAACCCTTTTCGGAAGCAATAAAATAGAGATCATTCCCTCAGGATATGTTTCTTTCGACTTCGCAGGGCTTTATCAGAAGATTGATAATCCTTTGATTTTACCCCAGAACAGAACCAGTTTCACTTTCGATATTGATCAGAGAATCCAGCTTGGTTTACTAGGAAAAGTAGGAGAGAACCTTCAGCTGAAAGCCAATTATGACACCCAGAGCGGTTTCGCCTTTGAAAACAGAATGAATCTCGTATGGCAGGCGAAAGGAAGCTGGAAAGATCTTCAGCAGAAAGGACTTCAGGATGTGGATAAACCCAGTTCGGGAGGTGAGGATAAAATTATTAAAAGAGTAGAATTCGGTAATGTAAATATGCCGTTGTCAACCAGTCTGATACGCGGTTCTCAATCGTTATTCGGGGTAAAGACAGAGTTTCAGCTGGGAAAAACGTATGGTACGGTAGTGCTTTCCCAGCAACAGGGAGAAGCGAGAAATATTACCGTTCAGGGTGGTGGTGTTATGAATACCTTTAAACTCAACGCCATTGATTATGAGGATAACCAGCACTACTTTATTGGGCATTATTTCCTGGATAATTATGACAATTCTTTATTAAACTATCCACAGATCAATTCTAAAATCAGCATCACAAGAATGGAAGTTTGGGTGCTTGATCAAGGAAACAGCAATCTGCAGTACCAGAAAAGTATAGTGGGAATCAGGGATCTGGGTGATGCTCCCGGCGTGCTTCCGAATAATGATCAGCCGGGCTTTAATTTGTATTCTACCGTAAATGCTTTACCGGGACTAAGGGATGCAAGTACTGCGTATAATGCCATAAAAGGAACCAATCTTCCGGTTGCTACCGGTGGTACGGAACCTTACGTGGACGGAGAACACTTTATATTTAATAAAAAAGCAAGAAGATTAAATACCAATGAATATATACTTCAGCCGCAGCTGGGATACATTTCATTAAATCAAAAGTTAAATGATAATCAGCTTTTGGCGGTATCGTTCTCATATACGGTAAATGGAAGCAACCAAGTGTACAAAGTCGGAGAATTCTCCGAAGAAAGTACAGTGTTGATGGCGAAATTGTTGAAGCCTAACACCACGGTAAAAACTTCCTCTCCTATGTGGGACCTGATGATGAAAAACATCTATTCGCTGGATGCAGGACAGGTAAATCAGGACGGATTTATCCTGAATGTTTTATACAGAGATCCGCAGTCCGGAGGTAAATTAAACTATCTTCCGGTAGCCAATAACCCGCAGGTAAACAATGTTCCTTTAATCAAATTGCTGAACTGGGACCGACTCAATGCCAATGGCGACTTACAGACCAACGGAAATACAACCGGTGACGGTATTTTCGATTTTGTTAACGGAATTACCATAAGGCCGGAAACGGGAAGAGTAATCTTTACAAAAGTGCAGCCGTTCGGGAGTTATATTCAAAATGTAATCGGAAGTAATGATCCTCAGTATGTATTTGCAGACCTGTATGATCAGCAGAAACAGGTGGCAACTTCCAGCAACCTCGCGCTGAGGTATACTATTGAAGGTCGTTATAAAGGAACACAGGGGCAGGGAATTTCTCTTGGCGCCGTAAATGTTCCTCAGGGTTCCGTGAAAGTTTCTGCGAACGGAGTTCAGCTTACCGAGGGTATTGATTATACGGTAGATTATATGCTGGGTACGGTGACAATCATCAACGAACAGGTGAAACAATCCGGACAGGCTATCAACATTTCCTTAGAAAATCAGCTTACTTTTAATACTCAGCGAAAACGTTTCTTAGGATTAAACCTTGAAAGAAGATTTAATGAAAACTTTATCTTAGGGGGAACCGTTGTTAATTATTCCGAATCCCCGCTTACCCAAAAAGTAAATTATGGACAGGAAGCCGTCAACAACACAATGGCAGGAATCAATCTGATGTACAACAGCCAACTTCCTTTCCTAACAAGATTAACAGATAAAATACCGTTTGTAAACACAGAAGCACCTTCAAATCTGAATTTCAAAATGGAGACGGCGTATTTACTTCCTGGTTTAAATAAAGGAATTAATGACCAGTCTTACATTGACGATTTTGAGCAGACGACTTCCAAAATTACCTTAAAAGAACCAACAGCTTGGAGCCTTGCTTCAAAACCTGAAAAGAACCAGTCTGACCCTCTTTTTGCAGGAGCCGGTAAAAATAATGACATTACAGAAGGATACGGAAGAGGTTTGCTGTCATGGTATAATATTGATCCGCGATTCTGGGGTGTGGGAGGAAGAGCCCCGAACGGTATTACGCCGCAGTCGGTTTCCAACCACGCTTCAAGAAGGGTTCAGTTTTCAGAAATCTTTAACAACAGGGATTTTGTTGCAGGTGAACAAACGTATACCAATACATTCGATATTTCGTATTATCCTGCTGAAAAGGGGCCTTACAATTCCAATCCTGCTGCAGAAAGTACGGCACAGCGATGGGCGGGTATTATGAGACCAATCTCAGTATCCAACTTTGTAAGCTCAAATATTGAATATGTGGAATTCTGGATGATGGATCCTTATGCAGATGGAAATCCCATAGGTACTAATCCAAAGCTTTTACTGCAGCTGGGTAATGTTTCAGAAGATATCCTGAAAGACGGACAAATGCAATATGAAAACGGATTGCCAACTCCTGCGGCGCCATCCACTACTACAAGCTCCAATTGGGGAATTCAACCTAAACAGCCGCCTATCTTGTATGCTTTTTCAAGTGAAGGCGCAGACAGAACGGCTCAGGACTTGGGGTATGATGGTTTAAGTTCAGACCAGGAAGCTGCTATATTCGGAAATACATTTGTTAATCCGGTTACCAATATTTCAGACCCTGCTGTAGATGATTTCGTATTCTATATGTCAAACAGCTTCACCGGAAATCAGGCCTCATCATTGGTACAGCGCTACAAATACTTCAGAGGTCCTGAAGGGAATTCCCAGAGCAACTCGCTGGAAGTTGCCACACAGACTCCGGACTCTGAAGATATTAATAAAGATTACAACCTTGATCAGAGTGAAAGCTATAATCAGTATGAAGTAAGACTTGATCAGGGAAGTTTGGCTTTAGGACAAAACAATATTGTTGATGTTAAAACAGTTCAGGCACAGTTCCAAAACGGACAGACTTCTCAGGTAAAGTGGTATTTGTTCAGAATTCCGGTTTCACAATATGTAGCAACTGCCGGAGATGCGGATCCTTCAATCCTGAATAATGTAAGATTTGCGAGATTATTATTAACAGGCTTCGATCAGACTTCAACATTAAGATTCGGAACAATGGATCTTGTAAGATCAGACTGGAGAAAATATCCTAAAAATATTGCACAGTACGGTTCTACACTTCCTGATCCTGCAACCAATGAAGGAAGCCAGATCACAGATACCAGCAATCTTGATGTAGGAAGCGTGAACATTGAGGAAAATGCTTTAAATCAGCCGCCTTACGTACTTCCTCCGGGAATCGACAGACAAATCCTTAGCGGAAATGCAGGAGCACAGAGGCAAAATGAAGCTTCATTATACATGAACATTAAAAATCTTCCAAATGCACAGGCGAGAGGAGTATTTAAAAATACTTCACTGGATATGAGAAGATATAAGAAATTAAAACTTTTTGTTCATACACATGATCCTCTTAACAGGGATGCCAATATCGGACAGATTGACCCTAAAACCAAATTCTTCATCCGTTTTGGAAGTGATGCCACGGATAACTATTATGAATATGAGGCATCATTGAAAATAACTTCCAATTCATCTACAACACCAATGGAGATCTGGCCAATGGAGAATGATGTCGATCTGAATATTCAGGATTTTGTGGATGCTAAATTAAGAAGAGATAAAAACAGCCCGAACAATATTTCCGAAAGAATAAAAGATAATGTGTTCGATGAAGGAATTAACAATAAAAGAATTTACATTAAAGGGCGTCCGAGTTTAGGAAATATTACGACCATTATGATCGGTGTACGAAATGGTGTGGACAGAGCAGATCCTGGATTTAATCTTGAAAGAGTTCTTTGGGTTAATGAAATCCGACTTTCTGAGATTGAAAATGATGGCGGTTATGCGGGAAATGCAAGTCTTAATTTTAATCTTGGAGACTTTGCTACAGTAAATACAAGTGCATCTTATACATCGGTAGGATTTGGAAATATAGATTCTAAACCTGCGGAAAGAACACAGTCTACACAGTCTGCTTTCAGTATTAATACGGCTGTAAATGTTGATAAATTCCTTCCTGAGAAAACAGGAGTGAAAATCCCGTTAAATTATTCATATTCTCAGACTATCGAGGATCCTAAATATAATCCCCTGGATACCGATGTTGAATTTAAAAAAGCAGCCAATAGAGAAGAGCTTAAAAAAGTAGCAAGAACATATACTCAGCAAAGAAGCATCGGTGTTGTAAACATGCACAAAGAAAGAATGAACCAAAATAGAAAACCCAAATTCTATGATGTGGAAAACCTTTCGGTAACTGCCGTTTATAATGATGATTTTTACAGGGATATTTATACCAAGAGAAATTACAGGCAATATCTGAGAGGATATATTGATTACAATTATACTTTCAAGCCATGGGTAATCCGTCCTTTCAATAAAATGATCAGTGACACGGCGAAATCTACAAAATACCTGAAGTGGGTGAAAGAATTTAATCTCAACCCGATACCTACCAGATTCTCTTTCAGAACGGAAGTAGACAGAAATTACAATGAATTGGAGTTCCGTAATATTGATGCCATTTTAAGCGGAAACTATGCAGATGATTTCGGAGCCATCAGAAACAGAAACTTCTATTTCGGCTGGCAGTATGGTTTAGGATTTAATTTTACAAAATCTTTAAAACTTGAAATTAATTCTGCTACCAGAACATTAAATGATAATGTGGATGTAAATACGATGGACAACAATTCCATTTTTGGAAATGTATTCAGAGCCGGAAGACCGGTGTTGTATAACCACAGAGTTCAGTTGACTTATAAGCTTCCGTTTCAATATCTGCCTTATCTAGACTTTATTGATGCGGAAATGCAATACGGATTCACTTATAACTGGAACGCGAGATCTACCGTGCTTCTGTCGAGTCCGGATGGAAGTCTTGGATCAATCGGACAGAATACCAATGTAATTCAGGCTACCGCTTCCGCAGACTTCACGAAGTTCTTCGGGCAGTTTGGCTATTTTAAAAATATTTCTGCAAAACTTCAGAAACGCAAACAGGAAATTGATTCCTTAAATAATGCTTATACTCAGGCATGGGAGAAAAACAGATATGCGTATAAAAAATATAAGTTTAAAAACAGACTTACGCCGCTGCAGAGTATGGCCTATTTATTAACATCAATCAAACAGCTGGATGTTAATTACTCCGAAAATAATGGTACTGTTTTACCGGGATTATTGTCGGCTCCTAACTGGTACGGTTACGGACAGACCTTAGGTGGTCCCACCATTGGATTCCTTTTCGGTTCTCAGGCGGATATCAGAAGAACTGTAATGGAAAACGGATGGGTAAGTGATTCCGAATTTATGACAGATCCATACGTCCGGATGTCCACAAGAGAACTTCGGGCCAATTTGCAGGTAATGCCGATGAATGATCTCAGAATTGATATCAGTGCACTGCACAATTACAACAGAAACTTTACACATACCGGATTTAATTACAGAGATCCGAATACAGGAATCGCCAATCCGAATTATACTTTCGCCAATGATATGGTAACCTATTCGAATTCTGTGATATTGCTAAAAACCGCTTTCAAAGATGGTACGGCAATTTATCAGGCAATCAGGGAAAATGCAAGAACGTTATCTCAGCAAATGCCGGGAGCATTAGAACCAAACGGATTTAAAGACGGATATGGAATATCAAATGCCTATATTCTTATTCCGGCATTCAGGGCAGCAGTAGAAGGTAAAAACCCGAAAATGATGACCAATCCTAAAAAAGCAGGACTTCCGATTCCGAACTGGAAGATTACCTATTCAGGATTAAGGAATATCCCGATCATCAACGGGCAGTTCTCCAAATTTGATGTTCTGCATGCTTACCAGGCAACGTACACGGCAACCGGAGTGCAGTCAAGTATAGATTATTTCAATACCCTCAATAATCTTGGTGCTACCCAGAGAGATATCAATGACGATTACATCAATCCATTTACATTCGCTCAGGTAGGCTACGTAGAAAACTTCTCACCATTGATCGGTGTCGATATGACGATGAGAAATAATATACAGTTTGGTCTCCAGTACAACCGATTGAGAACACTTCTATTGGGATTGGTGAATCATACATTGACAGAGGATTCAAACAGTGAGTATGTAGTGAGAGTTGGGTATATTATCAGGAACTTCAGGCTGGGAATGGCTAATACAGGCGGTAGAGGAAAGGCCAAGGGAAGCGACCTGAATATCAGAGGTGATTTCTCCCTGAGAGACAGCAGAACCAGTATCACCAATATTCTTTTGGATGATTCGCAGATTACCGGTGGACAGCGGTTAATGAACATTAAGATTTCTGCAGACTATAATGTTTCGGAAAATCTGAACCTGAGAGTATTCTACGAACAGATGACTTCTAAATATAAAATCTCAACAGCATTCCCGCTGTCAACCATAAGAGCCGGGATTTCTGCAACATTTACATTCGGAGATTCAGGAGGTTTCTAA